A window of Amyelois transitella isolate CPQ chromosome 30, ilAmyTran1.1, whole genome shotgun sequence contains these coding sequences:
- the LOC106130986 gene encoding glucose-1-phosphatase produces the protein MYFKFNIVLFCASAILGSIKSLNLEQVIILSRHNVRTPLSKYLHEITPKQWPKWKEKSGYLTEKGFKLEGFMGEYFSLWFKKEGLIADCPTEDDFFAYANTKQRTMASAKAFVSKCFPSCDIKIHHSNTTVDPIFNPVLHNNSVIFRDLVIEQMTEQLKHINLNFSYDFLENILEYKHSSFCIKEQKCNLKTDINKIIDIKQGFKPNLSGPLKISNSAVDAFIMENYEDFEQTAWGNLSTKDQWFAIMKLSRAFHNVIFNTTLVATDIAKPLIKYISNICHERYPKITLLMGHDANMYTVMKAMKFKPYGLKKQYEVTPVGGKIMFEKWKDEKNNRYLLRIHYVYQSTDQLRNGIELNLHNPPQFQILELSDCPLIKEGYCLWDDFVKLLKNL, from the coding sequence atgtatttcaagtttaatattgTCTTATTTTGTGCTAGTGCGATACTCGGAAGTATTAAGAGTTTGAATTTGGaacaagttataattttaagcaGGCATAATGTTCGAACTCCTTTGTCTAAATATTTGCACGAAATCACGCCAAAACAATGGCCTAAATGGAAGGAAAAGAGTGGGTATTTAACCGAAAAGGGATTTAAGCTGGAAGGTTTTATGGGTGAATATTTCTCACTGTGGTTCAAAAAAGAAGGTTTAATAGCTGATTGTCCAACAGAAGATGATTTTTTTGCATATGCAAATACAAAGCAACGGACAATGGCTTCAGCTAAAGCAtttgtttcaaaatgtttCCCTAGTTGTGACATTAAAATACACCATTCAAATACAACAGTAGATCCAATATTTAATCCAGTGTTGCATAACAATTCAGTAATTTTTAGAGATCTTGTTATAGAACAAATGACAGAACaactaaaacatataaatttaaatttttcttatgatttcttagaaaatatattgGAATACaagcattcttctttttgcattaaagaacaaaaatgtaatttaaaaacagatataaataaaataattgacatTAAACAAGGATTTAAACCAAATTTGTCTGGTCCTTTGAAAATATCCAATTCAGCAGTTGATGCTTTTATTATGGAAAATTATGAAGATTTTGAACAAACAGCTTGGGGAAATCTAAGCACCAAAGATCAATGGTTTGCCATAATGAAATTAAGCAGAGCATTccataatgtaatttttaacacAACTTTGGTAGCTACCGACATTGCTAaacctttaattaaatatatttcaaatatatgtCATGAAAGATATCCAAAAATTACCCTCTTAATGGGGCATGATGCAAATATGTATACAGTAATGAAAGCAATGAAGTTTAAGCcttatggtttaaaaaaacaatatgaagTAACTCCAGTTGGAGGGAAAATTATGTTTGAGAAATGgaaagatgaaaaaaataatagatatttGTTGAGGATACATTATGTTTACCAGTCTACTGATCAGCTCAGGAATGGTATTGAGCTAAATTTACATAATCCTCCTCAATTCCAGATATTAGAATTAAGTGATTGTCCACTAATCAAAGAAGGTTATTGTTTATGGGATGACTTTGTAAAGTTgttgaaaaatttatga
- the LOC106131028 gene encoding protein suppressor of forked: MATAIEENVEIDWGNERLSRAQRAVEANVYDVDSWSLLIREAQTRPINDVRSMYESLITAFPTTGRFWKIYIEQEMKARNFEKVEKLFQRCLMKILNIELWRLYLNYVKETKCMLPTYKEKMAQAYDFALDKIGLDIHAYPIWNDYVTFLKSVDAVGSYAENQKISAVRKVYQRAVITPIIGIETLWKDYIAFEQSINNIIAERMAMERSREYMNARRVAKELETVTRGLNRNMPATPPTVDREEMKQVELWKKYISWERSNPLRSEDTALVARRVMFAIEQCLLCLAHHPDVWHQAAMFLDHSAKLLQEKGDSNAARLFSDEAAAVYERATSGPLKQSTLLHFAHADYEESRLHYNKVHQVYTRYLDMEDIDPTLAYVQYMKFARRAEGIKSARTVFKRAREDSRSRYHVFVAAALMEYYCSKDKNIAFRIFELGLKKFSHIPEYVLCYIDYLSHLNEDNNTRVLFERVLSSGSLKPSSSVDIWNRFLEFESNIGDLVSIVKVEKRRQAVLEKIKEFEGKETAQLVDRYKFLDLYPCTIAELKSIGYTEVACMSNKSWALGGPLAGVSPELAAVILGQKDNDPNKDIARPDTSQMIPYKPKSNPLPGEHPIPGGTFPMPPGAAHVCTLMPPPACFRGPFVAVDRLMQLFNRISLPDKPPAPTQENGCDTKLFDLARSVHWIVDDEGITTVSNKARRRKAGEDSDDDDLGVAPPLNDIYRQRQQKRVK, translated from the exons ATGGCTACTGCcattgaagaaaatgttgaAATT GACTGGGGCAACGAAAGACTCAGTCGTGCTCAACGAGCTGTGGAAGCCAATGTTTACGATGTGGACTCGTGGTCACTTCTTATTCGGGAAGCCCAAACTCGGCCGATCAATGATGTGCGCTCAATGTACGAGAGTCTTATTACTGCATTCCCTACTACGGGAAGGTTTTGGAAGATATATATTGAGCAGGAG ATGAAAGCGCGGAACTTTGAGAAAGTGGAGAAG CTCTTTCAGCGGTGCCTGATGAAGATCCTAAACATCGAACTGTGGCGATTGTACCTCAACTATGTTAAGGAGACAAAGTGTATGCTGCCAACATACAA AGAGAAAATGGCGCAGGCGTACGACTTCGCACTAGACAAGATAGGTCTGGACATCCACGCGTACCCGATTTGGAACGACTACGTGACGTTCCTGAAGAGTGTGGACGCTGTGGGCAGCTACGCTGAGAACCAGAAAATATCCGCTGTCAGGAAG GTTTATCAAAGGGCAGTTATAACACCTATCATTGGTATAGAGACCTTGTGGAAGGACTACATAGCTTTCGAGCAAAGCATCAACAATATTATCG CTGAACGCATGGCCATGGAAAGATCCAGGGAATACATGAACGCACGCCGGGTTGCCAAGGAATTGGAAACGGTGACCCGCGGCCTTAACAGGAACATGCCTGCGACGCCGCCTACCGTCGACAGGGAGGAAATGAAACAG GTGGAGCTTtggaaaaaatacatatcGTGGGAGAGATCGAACCCTCTCCGCTCCGAAGACACGGCCCTGGTCGCCCGCCGGGTCATGTTCGCCATAGAACAGTGTCTGCTGTGTCTGGCGCACCATCCTGACGTGTGGCATCAGGCGGCCATGTTTTTAGACCATTCCGCTAAACTCTTACAAGAGAAAGGG GATTCGAACGCGGCGCGCCTGTTCTCGGACGAGGCGGCGGCCGTGTACGAGCGCGCCACCAGCGGCCCGCTGAAGCAGTCCACGCTGCTGCACTTCGCGCACGCCGACTACGAGGAGAGCAGGCTGCATTATAACAAG GTGCACCAAGTATACACCCGCTACTTGGACATGGAGGACATCGACCCCACGCTGGCGTACGTCCAGTACATGAAGTTCGCGAGGCGGGCGGAAGGCATCAAGTCCGCTAGGACCGTCTTCAAGAGGGCTAGAGAGGACTCTAG ATCTCGCTACCATGTGTTCGTAGCGGCGGCACTTATGGAATATTACTGCTCCAAAGATAAGAACATTGCGTTCAGAATATTCGAGCTCGGTTTGAAGAAGTTCTCGCATATACCCGAGTATGTTTTGTGTTATATCGATTATCTGTCACATTTGAATG AGGACAATAACACGCGGGTCCTGTTTGAACGTGTTCTATCTTCGGGTAGTTTGAAGCCGTCCAGTTCCGTGGACATATGGAACCGGTTCCTGGAGTTCGAGTCCAACATTGGTGACCTGGTCTCCATCGTAAAGGTCGAGAAGAGGAGACAAGCGGTTTTAGAAAAG aTCAAAGAGTTTGAAGGCAAAGAAACCGCCCAACTTGTGGACAGATACAAGTTTTTAGATCTTTATCCTTGCACTATTGCTGAGCTCAAATCTATCGGTTACACGGAG GTGGCGTGTATGTCCAACAAGTCGTGGGCGCTGGGCGGGCCGCTGGCGGGCGTGTCCCCGGAACTGGCCGCCGTCATATTGGGGCAGAa agaCAACGACCCTAACAAAGACATCGCGCGGCCGGACACGAGCCAGATGATACCGTACAAGCCGAAATCGAACCCGCTACCCGGCGAGCACCCCATACCGG GCGGCACGTTCCCCATGCCGCCGGGCGCGGCGCACGTGTGCACGCTGATGCCGCCGCCCGCCTGCTTCCGCGGGCCCTTCGTGGCCGTGGACCGGCTGATGCAGCTGTTCAACAGGATCTCGCTGCCGGACAAAC
- the LOC106131035 gene encoding uncharacterized protein LOC106131035 has product MSEKTVSRITKEGEIAASTSQKLKSPGKHRLKRKTVELDDFDLCAIRNKVHEMYTVRKVVPTLNKLLVELKNDINFVGGRTTLWKILKQLGFQYKKCGSKRKILMERHDIVAWRRKYIDTMRKNRIDGRPIVFLDETYIHASYAVKKCWQKDGEDGVLTNDSAGTRWIIVNAGGEIGFIPNAQLIFKSQSKSGDYHDDMNRTNFMKWLSEKLVPNLPPNSLVVMDNAPYHTVQVNRAPTMSSSKLQMQNWITNKGLSYLPTMLKAELYQIIKEHKEAPIYEADQLFISHGHQVVRLPPYHCDLNAIELMWSLLKRRVASNNVGQEAGNIVKLTEEAFLSITPHDWQKQCQHVKNIEDKFYERDGCMDNVTDSFLIEVGNDSSTDSDASDDDVSTSDSDLSGIVPLDHNYSVRIN; this is encoded by the coding sequence ATGTCGGAGAAAACCGTAAGTAGAATTACTAAAGAAGGTGAAATTGCTGCCTCTACCTCACAAAAACTGAAGTCTCCTGGAAAACATCGTCTGAAACGTAAAACAGTGGAACTTGATGATTTCGATTTATGCGCtataagaaataaagttcATGAAATGTATACTGTAAGAAAAGTTGTTCCtaccttaaataaattacttgtaGAATTAAAGAATGACATCAATTTTGTTGGGGGCCGAACGACTTTgtggaaaattttaaaacagctTGGATTTCAGTACAAAAAATGTGGTTCGAAACGgaaaattttaatggaaaGACACGACATAGTTGCATGGAGACGAAAATATATCGATACCATGAGGAAAAATCGTATAGACGGACGGCCAATAGTTTTCTTAGACGAAACATACATTCATGCATCATATGCAGTGAAAAAATGTTGGCAAAAAGATGGCGAGGACGGAGTACTAACAAATGATTCTGCTGGAACGCGATGGATTATTGTTAATGCAGGTGGAGAAATAGGATTTATTCCTAATGctcaattgatttttaaatcacAGAGTAAATCCGGGGATTACCATGACGATATGAACAGGACTAATTTCATGAAGTGGCTTTCAGAGAAACTTGTACCCAATTTGCCTCCAAACTCCTTAGTCGTCATGGATAATGCTCCCTATCACACCGTACAAGTGAATAGAGCACCTACTATGAGTTCGTCAAAACTGCAAATGCAAAATTGGATTACAAATAAGGGATTGTCATATTTACCAACAATGTTGAAAGCAGAACtctatcaaattataaaagagCACAAAGAAGCACCAATTTATGAGGCTGaccaattatttataagtcaCGGCCATCAAGTGGTAAGGTTGCCCCCTTACCACTGTGACTTAAATGCTATAGAGCTTATGTGGAGCCTTTTAAAGAGACGAGTAGCTTCTAATAATGTCGGACAAGAAGCTGGGAATATTGTGAAACTAACTGAAGAAGCTTTTTTATCTATAACCCCCCATGATTGGCAAAAACAGTGTCAACACGTCAAAAATATAGaagataaattttatgaacGTGATGGTTGTATGGACAATGTTACTGATAGTTTCTTAATTGAAGTAGGAAACGATAGCAGCACAGATTCGGATGCGTCAGATGATGATGTTAGTACAAGTGATAGTGATTTGTCTGGAATCGTCCCTTTAGACCATAATTACTCTGtcagaataaattaa
- the LOC106131001 gene encoding U6 snRNA-associated Sm-like protein LSm2, translated as MLFYSFFKSLVGKDVVVELKNDLSICGTLHSVDQYLNIKLADISVIDSDKYPHMLSVKNCFIRGSVVRYVQLPADEVDTQLLQDAARKEATVSTR; from the coding sequence atgttattttactcCTTCTTCAAGTCATTAGTTGGAAAAGACGTGGTCGTAGAATTGAAAAACGACCTCAGTATATGTGGGACGCTTCATTCAGTCGACCAATACTTGAATATAAAATTGGCGGATATAAGCGTCATAGATTCTGATAAATATCCTCACATGCTGTCCGTGAAAAACTGTTTTATCCGTGGATCTGTGGTTCGATACGTGCAGCTGCCCGCCGATGAGGTGGATACCCAGCTACTTCAAGATGCGGCAAGAAAAGAAGCGACCGTGTCAACAAGATGA
- the LOC106130988 gene encoding probable serine/threonine-protein kinase clkA, protein MMCSTITTNWDFYQPVSIGAMARCVVLLGLLLFIFLTSAECRRGGGGHSSGSHSHSHSSSGHSGSSHSYGSHSYGSGSYGSSSYGHSSHTSFSYPSWFTGSSSSGSKPSTGTNSGSYSSHTGLSIPTWFTSSSSSSGNRPSTGTSSGHSYPGSSGLSGSNKPSSVSSGHSYPAAPELSGSNKPSAVSSGNSYPSSPGLSGSNQPNAVNSGHSYPGSSGLSGSNKPSAVSSDHSLPGSSDLSGQNYPATNGLAGSNKPSYSANFGLSYPTSPGHFGGSNLKPSQQSFANSPLSLTPLGSASKPSAPAAPSLSGSNHGYPPSKPVTQVKPLPTYSSNPPSNPSYPSSQSGLSGNSKPSIYQPSVTSASVSKPTSNLYPPSAGISGSNSKPAFNYPINTGASSGHSYPNSPGLSGAGHKPTMNNNRYVPPSTVGSSAPKYQPPPYASNNYNTHYGTSGSTHHHHHYYNNYSPNNKYNDQYYVPNYYSSPQYVYIQDYRNSHSRFNDILTGLALYNLGRSHSHHHTNYYYDDYYRRRYETAPGYSNSKPEEAAQCSLKVKENNQEQYLKIPCEIVSTFTDGAQKKPVTSVNQTCITKIAVTNTTNVTQIVTNANITNKNILDAPINITTGNINLANKTQNVIPINVLVKSDNNTNNSTMNSLIAVNSTDNVPVNETNQNTIFNALSINSTGKINGPSENATVNLTAINSTEHINTTYQNAPVNLLAVNSTGHVPITETQLNSTGNSILPMTLPRNSVPSNSTANISQNTLNNISITTCTYEYKPETVDPLNLKGPKLNPNGAECTVEIRTKDAVLHQNVDCDVLLSYSKLPEPKKKESLIMPSREKLKSWVEKPPWWMSIFIAA, encoded by the coding sequence ATGATGTGTTCTACAATAACAACCAATTGGGATTTTTATCAACCAGTCTCAATCGGCGCCATGGCGCGCTGTGTCGTTTTGTTGGGTCTTTTACTGTTTATTTTCCTCACTAGTGCTGAATGTAGGAGGGGAGGAGGAGGACACTCTTCGGGAAGTCATTCTCACTCCCACTCAAGCTCTGGACACTCCGGAAGCAGCCACTCATATGGGAGCCATAGTTATGGTAGTGGAAGTTACGGAAGTAGCAGCTATGGACACAGCAGTCATACGAGCTTCAGTTACCCGTCGTGGTTTACAGGATCCTCGAGTTCTGGAAGTAAACCATCCACCGGAACCAACTCAGGGTCATATAGCAGTCACACGGGTTTGAGTATCCCGACCTGGTTCACATCTTCGTCAAGTTCCTCTGGGAATAGACCATCAACCGGGACAAGTTCAGGTCATAGTTACCCAGGATCGTCAGGACTATCTGGGTCTAATAAGCCAAGTTCAGTGAGTTCTGGACACAGTTACCCAGCGGCCCCAGAACTATCTGGCTCTAACAAGCCCAGTGCTGTTAGTTCTGGGAACAGTTATCCATCGTCGCCAGGACTATCTGGGTCTAATCAACCAAATGCAGTGAATTCCGGTCATAGCTACCCAGGATCGTCAGGACTCTCCGGGTCCAACAAACCAAGTGCAGTGAGTTCAGATCACAGCCTCCCAGGATCTTCGGACTTATCAGGTCAAAATTACCCCGCAACTAATGGATTAGCCGGGTCTAACAAGCCAAGTTACTCAGCAAATTTCGGACTCAGTTATCCGACATCTCCTGGACATTTTGGTGGATCAAATTTGAAACCAAGTCAACAAAGTTTTGCGAATTCACCACTCTCCTTAACGCCATTAGGGTCCGCATCAAAGCCATCAGCTCCGGCTGCCCCAAGTCTCTCAGGAAGTAATCACGGTTACCCACCATCGAAACCTGTAACACAAGTAAAGCCGTTACCAACATATTCTTCAAACCCTCCATCTAACCCAAGTTATCCATCTTCTCAATCAGGTTTATCAGGAAATAGTAAACCTAGTATTTATCAGCCTTCTGTCACATCAGCATCTGTTTCAAAACCAACTTCTAATCTATATCCGCCTTCTGCAGGAATATCAGGATCTAACTCGAAGCCTGCCTTTAACTATCCAATAAATACAGGAGCATCATCTGGTCATAGCTATCCTAACTCCCCTGGCTTATCTGGAGCTGGACATAAACCAACAATGAACAACAACCGTTACGTGCCACCATCAACAGTTGGCTCTTCTGCCCCGAAATATCAACCTCCACCATATGCTTCAAACAATTACAACACACACTATGGAACATCCGGTTCAACTcaccatcatcatcattattataataattattcacctaacaataaatacaatgACCAATATTACGTTCCAAATTACTATTCTTCTCCGCAGTACGTATACATTCAAGATTATAGAAACTCACATAGCAGATTCAACGATATTTTAACTGGCCTGGCTTTGTACAATTTAGGCAGAAGCCATAGTCATCATCACACTAATTACTATTACGATGATTACTACAGAAGAAGGTATGAAACTGCTCCTGGTTACTCTAATTCCAAACCCGAAGAAGCAGCTCAATGTTCTCTGAAAGTTAAAGAGAATAATCAAGAACAGTATCTGAAGATTCCTTGCGAAATAGTTTCTACATTCACAGATGGTGCTCAGAAAAAGCCCGTTACATCTGTTAACCAGACGTGCATTACAAAAATTGCTGTTACAAATACTACTAATGTAACTCAAATTGTAACGAATGCAAATATtaccaacaaaaatatattagacgCACCAATTAATATCACAACAGGAAACATTAATTTAGCTAATAAAACTCAAAATGTTATTCCGATTAATGTTTTAGTGAAAAGTGACAATAATACAAACAACTCAACAATGAATAGCCTTATCGCAGTGAATTCTACAGATAATGTACCAGTTAACGAGACAAATcagaatacaatttttaatgctCTTTCAATAAATTCTACTGGAAAAATAAACGGACCAAGTGAGAATGCTACTGTAAATTTGACGGCAATAAATTCTACTGAACATATAAATACGACTTATCAGAATGCTCCTGTAAATTTGTTGGCAGTTAATTCTACCGGACATGTACCAATTACTGAAACACAACTTAATTCTACGGGAAATTCTATTTTACCTATGACATTACCAAGAAATAGTGTACCAAGTAATTCAACAGCTAACATTTCACAAAATACTCTAAAcaatataagtataacaaCATGCACATATGAATACAAACCTGAAACTGTTGATCCTTTGAATTTGAAAGGACCTAAATTGAATCCAAATGGTGCAGAATGTACCGTAGAAATCCGAACTAAAGATGCAGTGCTACATCAAAATGTAGATTGTGATGTGCTGCTGAGTTATTCAAAGCTTCCTGAGccgaaaaagaaagaaagtttaataATGCCGTCGAGGGAGAAACTAAAATCTTGGGTAGAAAAACCTCCATGGTGGATGTCAATATTCATTGCAGCTTAA